GAGTCAGTTAAGTGAAATGCTTATTTAGTAAAAATGGCGATATTAATCCAATTGATGAGCATTTGAATAAAGTTCCAACGATACTTTATAAATATCGTTCCTTTGATCCATGTGGCTATAGTTTAAAACTTGCATCGAAAGGGGAGGTCTTTTTCGCAAGTGCAAAAGACTTTAATGATCCTTTTGATAATTATTTTATACCTAAGAGTGAATTAGAAAACCTTGATGGAGATTCTTTAGATTATATTCTTCGTAAGAAAGCAAAACAATTCTATAAAGATGCAAGTGATAATTTTATAGAAAAAATGGTTGAAAAAGGAAAAAGACGACTTAAGGAATTTCAAATAAATAAGCGTCCAATAATGAAACAACTTTTAAATAAACAATATAGTTCATTTGGCATTTGTTCTCTTTCGGCCAACCCAAAATCGTTGCCTATGTGGGCATATTATGGGGATTCTCATAAAGGTTTATGTATTGGAATAAAAACTTCTACAATTGCTCAGCATCAAAGATATTTAATTAAATCAAATATATTGTTAATGCTTCATAAAGTGTTTTATACTAAAAAGATTCCAATTGTACATTTTGGAATAAATACAAACTTTGATAATGATAAAGAGATTTTAAAGACCCTATATACTAAATCTATAAATTGGAAACATGAAGAGGAATATAGATTGATTTTTGAAAAATATTTTTCAAAAAGTTATTTATTTGGGACGGATGCAATTGCTGAAGTAATAATCGGTAATCGGGCAAATAAAAAGAACATCATTTCTTTATTAAAAGAACTAAAAGAATCAAATTCCAATGCAGTAGTTAAGAGAGAAATTTGCTCAGAATCTGAATATAAAATTGATTTTAAAATAATGAAAATAGATTAATCAAAATAATAAGTAAATGAATAATTTTTGCTTTTCCTTTTAAAAATAAATTATTAATAATCTATTCCCTTATCTCCAGCCCAAAATGCATCTCCCGGTGGCAATTCGGGCACAGGGCCATGGCGTTTTCCACGGTATCCTCACCTCCCTCTGCCAGAGGTATACGATGGTGGACCTCCAGATAGGGTGTGTTGTCACTGCGTCGCAAAAAGGGTGCGGGTTGATGACATCGTTCGCAGATTCCATTCGCACGCTCCAGGACTTCAACGATAACATCGGGATTTCGGTGAAAGACCATCTGTTGTACGGTGGTTTTTAAAGGAATTTTTGGAGCTTCCGAGCGCCTTCTCTGCCTATCTTCCCTGGAAAGTTTTCGCGATTCTTCAACACGCTTTTCCAGTTCTTGATCAAATGTTTCCTTAGTTGTAATTGATATCATGATTGATTTCTGATCCCATAACTGCACCAAGCGTTCATATTCTTCTTCGCTTAAAACAAAATTTGATCCCGTTTTAATTTTTACAATGTGCATATTGGATAACAGAGCATCTGCTTTGATATCATCCAGGGTTAACATACCGGCCTTTTTTGTCAACCGGACTTCAGATAACTCAATACATGCTTTAATCTCATGAGGTTCTTTGGATTTATCATACCATAAAAGATCTGAAAGTTGTTCATACGGATCAGGAATCTGTGATTTGGGAATACAGGGTCCCGCAATTTTCCCCAGGGCCACAATTCCAGGGGTATCTTTTGTGGAGCCTTTTGCACGCCATAAAAAGACAGAATCACCCACAGATACCATTTTTTGATGTTTTGGAAACGTCACGGTCCAATAAATGATTTGCTTACTTGACAAATACTCATTCACGTTAAAATTATCCGGATTCCCCTGAAAAATCCAACGTGTCATGGTACAAAACCCCCTTTATTTAAACATCATTTTGAACATCATTTTGCAAAAAATAATAAAACAAAATAATCATGTCAAACCATAATCTATTCAATGTACATTTTTAATGATAAATTGTATTTGTATTTATAAATTATCATTGTTTGTGAATTGGGTTTGTCTGGTCATTCATCAAAGGCGAGAAATGATGCAATACAATCGTGAAAAACACCACCGCCATTCCATTCGTCTGCCGGGATATGATTATTCCAAACCGGGGGCGTATTTTGTCACCATTTGCACCCAAAACCGGGAATGTTTGTTTGGGGAAATTGTGGTCGGTGAAATGGTGTTGAATGATGCGGGGTGGATGGTCAATATTGTCTGGGATGAAATGCAAAATAATTACCCCGGTGTTGAAACCGATGAATTTATTATCATGCCGAATCATATACATGGAATCATTGTCCTCGTGGGGGCAGGCCCCCGTGCCTGCCCTGATAATGGGCAACCACAAATTACCGGGCAACCACAAATTACCGGGCAACCACAAATTACCGGGCAACCACAGGGGGTTGCCCCTACGTTGTCATTACCGGATGTTGTGCATCGATTCAAAACCATGACCACAAAACGATATACGGATGGTGTTAAACAAAATGGTTGGCCGCCATATCCCGGGAAATTGTGGCAACGCAATTATTGGGAACACATTATTCGTGATGAACATGAATTAAACCGCATTCGTCAATATATCCGCAACAATCCCATGAATTGGAAAAATGATGATCATTTTGACAAATGAAATACAATCCTGTAAGAACCACCAGACGGTCGTCCCAACACCACCGCCATTCCATTCGTCTGCCGGGATACGATTCTTCACGGGGCGGGTCCCTTTTCACAGGGCAGGCAATCCCCTGTGAAATACGCCGCGCTCCGGTATGGAATTCAAGCACCTCACTTCGTTCGGTGTTCAATAGCCGCTACGCGGCTTTCAAACGCCGCTGCGCAGCGTTCAAATGTCGACACCTGGAATCCTTGAACGGCACGAAGTGCCGCTTGAATTTTTGATCGCCGAAGGCGTTTGAACACTGAGCTCAGCGAAGTGCCAATCCCCTGTGAAATACGCTGCGCTCATTTCACGGGGCAGGCAATCATCTCCTGGAAGTTGGAATTTGGAAGTTAGCGTCGCTTCGCTCCTGGTGTGTCAATCAAATCAATCTATTCAATCAAATCAATCAACTAACGACTGCCGACTGTCCACTGTCGACTAAAAAAGTAACGCGAAACGCGTGACAAGGGGTTCAATCATCCAATCCCCCAATCGAATCAATCTCTCCAATCCCCTCGCCACAGTCAATTTTCCACTGCCGACTGCCGACTGCCGACTGCCGACTGTACACTGTCGACTGCCGACTGATGACTAAATAATAATTACTTGAGATTGTAATCGAGAAATATTATAATAATAAGTGACCAAAGGGGTGCTTATGGATAAAATGGCACTTGTCTACCGTTATCTTCAAAATGAACTGGAAAAAGACCTTTTTCAGGGAAAGACCCTGATTTTATATGGTGCCCGGCAAACGGGAAAGACAACTCTGATCGGACAGTTACTGCAAAACCGGCAGGAAAACATCGTTTGGATGAATGGCGATGAAGCCGATGTCCGTCATCTTTTTACTCATTTAAATTCTGACCGTCTAATACCCTATCTTCAGGGAAAGGATGTTTTGGTCCTGGATGAAGCACAGCGGATTCCTGAAACCGGCCTGGCAATTAAAATCATCCACGATCATTTTCCGGCGATCCAACTGATTGTCACCGGGTCATCTTCTTTTGAATTGACAAGTAAAATTATGGAGCCAATGACAGGCCGGAAATTTGAATATTTTTTGTATCCCTTTTCATTCAATGAAATGACACAACATCATGGATTGTTGACTGAAAAAAGACTTTTGGAGCATCGGTTGATCATGGGATATTACCCGGAGATTGTGATGCATCCGGAAAATGATCAAAAACGACTGGATTCCCTGGTTTCCAGTTATCTATATAAGGATTTGCTGAAACTTGAACACATACGCAAACCGGTGCTTCTGGATAAAATAATCAGAGCCCTTGCCCTGCAGGTGGGTCGTGAAGTCAGTTATAATGAACTGGCACAACTCCTGAATTCTGATAAAGAAACGGTTGAAAAATACATTGATCTTCTGGAAAAAACCTATATCGTCTTTCGGGTCCCTGCTTTCAGCAGAAATGTGAGGAATGAAATCAAAAGAAACCGGAAAATATATTTTTATGATAATGGGATAAGAAAT
This window of the Candidatus Neomarinimicrobiota bacterium genome carries:
- a CDS encoding DUF2971 domain-containing protein codes for the protein MKCLFSKNGDINPIDEHLNKVPTILYKYRSFDPCGYSLKLASKGEVFFASAKDFNDPFDNYFIPKSELENLDGDSLDYILRKKAKQFYKDASDNFIEKMVEKGKRRLKEFQINKRPIMKQLLNKQYSSFGICSLSANPKSLPMWAYYGDSHKGLCIGIKTSTIAQHQRYLIKSNILLMLHKVFYTKKIPIVHFGINTNFDNDKEILKTLYTKSINWKHEEEYRLIFEKYFSKSYLFGTDAIAEVIIGNRANKKNIISLLKELKESNSNAVVKREICSESEYKIDFKIMKID
- a CDS encoding transposase codes for the protein MQYNREKHHRHSIRLPGYDYSKPGAYFVTICTQNRECLFGEIVVGEMVLNDAGWMVNIVWDEMQNNYPGVETDEFIIMPNHIHGIIVLVGAGPRACPDNGQPQITGQPQITGQPQITGQPQGVAPTLSLPDVVHRFKTMTTKRYTDGVKQNGWPPYPGKLWQRNYWEHIIRDEHELNRIRQYIRNNPMNWKNDDHFDK
- a CDS encoding ATP-binding protein, which gives rise to MDKMALVYRYLQNELEKDLFQGKTLILYGARQTGKTTLIGQLLQNRQENIVWMNGDEADVRHLFTHLNSDRLIPYLQGKDVLVLDEAQRIPETGLAIKIIHDHFPAIQLIVTGSSSFELTSKIMEPMTGRKFEYFLYPFSFNEMTQHHGLLTEKRLLEHRLIMGYYPEIVMHPENDQKRLDSLVSSYLYKDLLKLEHIRKPVLLDKIIRALALQVGREVSYNELAQLLNSDKETVEKYIDLLEKTYIVFRVPAFSRNVRNEIKRNRKIYFYDNGIRNAVLGNYLPLHARTDTGELWENFLMSERRKFLNNRSIGAGMYFWRTTQQQEIDYVEERRDGRLLAFEFKWNPRKKCRLSSTFASAYPSTPYAVISPENIEEFLNQ